The Miscanthus floridulus cultivar M001 chromosome 6, ASM1932011v1, whole genome shotgun sequence genomic interval ATAAGCTTCTTTTCTGTATTTGGCAATGAGTGCAGTAGCCACCTGTTTTCTGAAAATTGTGTtcaaaaggctatgttgttgttgttgttgttgttgttgttataatGCCGCAGCAATGCTTTCAAAAATATCAACAAGCATAGTTCCAGTGATTCCAGTTAAATTTGCTTGGTAGTCCTTGCATTTTCCTCGTGCATATGAAGCTGAGTATTAATAATACTACCTTTATTGCAGTCGTTTATGGATCTGCAATTCCCTAATGGGCAACTAACATATGTTGCTGGTGAGGGCATATCAGCCAGTGGTTTTCTTCCATTATTTGGTGGGTTGCTTCAAGCTCATGGAAAATATCCTGGAGAAACAAGAGTGAGCTTTTCTTGCAAGGTTAGTATTTTCAGTTTATGTTCCCTATATTAATCAGCTGTGGTGTCAAATTTTGTTTACATGCTCTTTAAGTAAGTCTCTATCAACATTTATATTGGCCTGGCAGGTTGCAGGCCCTGGTATTTCTTAAACAAATTGTGCTAGTACATAGTGAGGCATTAAAGAATGGTGATATGTATTAAATGTGTGACCAGTAATTGCTATATATTATGTCTTGTCATCAATTTTTTATGATGTTTACCTTGTTCCAATAGTATATGAGTTCAATGACACTTGTTCCCTCTTTTCTTTGAAGAATAAGCGTGGCACAAGGTTCACTCCTATGTTTCAATGGCCCGACAAATCTGTTTCATTAGGAATTACTCAACCCTTGGCATGGAAAAGATCTGGTCTTATGGTGAGACCCAGCATACAAGTCAGGTAGTTTTCTGAAAACATATGGACGACACTGCAACATTTATGTTAGGTAGATATTTAGGTTTTGATATCAGTACTATCCATCCAGTAAAGAGGTGTTTGGATTACAGAAACATCAAATTACATGACAAGTATTACTGGATTACAAAATAGTTATCTATAGTATATATTTAGGGACCTATAAACAGATTTCTTTTTAGTAACTTGGCTTGAAATGATTACTTCTTCTTGCTATCCTTGTTCATGTTGTGCTAAAAGCTGTGCTTCGTTGCGTTAGAATTTAAAATCGCAATGCTTGATAAATACTGTATGCTAGGGAACTGTTGGCAGATGTAGTTCATGAATAGTCCTGTTCTTTGTTGTTGGTTTCTTTGAATCCTTGTTCTCTTTGTTGTAACACCCTTGTTCTCGGTGCTCTATTGGCAGTGTGTGCCCTACGTTTGGAGGAAGTGATCCTGGGGTACGTGCAGAAGTTGTCCATTCATTGAAAGAGGAATTGAATCTGATGTGTGGCCTCTCTTGCTCACGGCATCCATCAGCTTATACTGCTCTCTCTGTAAGTTCTAGTTAACATTTCTGATTGGTTATTTCTAGGATTATAGTTTGGATGTAATATAATCTCTACATGGCAGATTGGACGATCAAAGTGGAATGGTCAAGTGGGCAGTTCTGGAGTGGTAATCACCTTGGAAACACCTCTTAATAACATTGGAAGGCCATCCTTATCTGTTCAACTGAATGGTGGTTTTGAGTTGTGATCCTTCTGACTCCTTCACTGAAGCTGTACATACCAGTGTATATATTGCCATCACTAATGTTCGTGCTACTCAGCCGATCAACCTAGAAAAGTTTGTTGAAGTGGGCTGCAGGCTTGCAGGTCGTTTTTGTTACTGTAGTCTATAGGTCTCAAGTCTCAACTCAACAAATCAGCAGCTATAGTACCCATGTGGGCACAGAAGTCAACCGCTTTGTTCCCCACTCAGACAAATCGCAATCCTTAAAAGGGACACTGATACTTGCAGCTGTTGAGCTCATATTTTTAGAAGTTCATGAAAGGGGAGAGCCACGGGCTCATGTTGCTATGTCCTGCCTCCGTGTGGGAGCCACGCGGTCATGCAAGATGTTCGTCCAGAAGCTCTTCTTTTGGTGCAAGACAGATAATGCGTGACGCAAACTCTGCAATTGAACATTAACAATTATTGTCTTGTGCGGACCTTATTAACATAAACggtctgttcgttggttggtttctaggctgataagtctggctggtgctggtttattgtgagaggaaaacactgttagttggctgataagccctggctgaaaccaacatccGAACAGGCCGAAAATCTGGCCACTGTTTAGTTTGCATCGTTGGATGTTGAGACAAACTAGCTGGTGCTGGTGTATTATTGGCTGCAATCTTGTATTCGTCTACATGTATTGATTAATGAATGGAAGACTAGCCAACAAATCTGCTGTCGCTGGTGTCTTCAATTCGAACTTATGAGAATTTTGACTTATCTTTGCGAAAAGAAATTTGCCGATTTATTTTAACAAATCTGGTAACGGTGTCATCAGCATGTTCCTGTGTTTTTGTGAGGAATACAGGTAGTTACATGTAGTTTTGTGAGATTGTGTAGTTACATGTAGTTTTGTGAGATTAGGTTTTAACTACTTGTTCCAACGCTTGCATTTATGGATGCTATGAACCAGTTGAAATAATGTTGCGATTTGTAACCGAGTACCAATTCAATATAAGCGCAAGGAAGCAGTTATGAATGTTATGGACTAGACGAAATAAATTTGTGCGCAAGCAAGCAGTTTTGAATGTTTTGAACTAGACGAAATAATTTTGTGATTTGTAACCGAGTATCAACCCAATATAAGTGCAAAGGAAGTGCCCTCGTTAAGCAGCAGGTGAAGCATCTGTGTCTACAACACAAAGCTACTCTACACGCTTTTAGGCCTGGCGTTGCAGACTCCAGTTCAGCCATGAAGCTCGCTCTCACAGCTGTGCTACCACTGCTACTGCTCATCTTCTTCTCGCCGGCCGCCATGTCGTCCTCGGCTTTGGCTCCATCCGGCCCCGACGGGCACGGCCCCGGCGTCTACATTGTCTTCGTCAGCCGCGCCGACTACGTTGATTCCGTGGACTACGACCTCCGCCTGCTCGCTTCCGTCGTCGGCAGGTCGCTGTGACCACGTCCATGCCTGCACTAGCTATGACAGTACGTCCGGGGACCTCACCAGCACTGACCCATCCTTTGCTTTGTTGCAGCACGGCAGAGGCGAAGGCCGCGCTGCTCTACCACTACAGCAGCATTGGCTTCGCGGCGCGGCTAGCACCGGAGCACGCCCATCAACTGTCAAGTGAGTGCACCTGGTTAATCTAGATCAGCATTATTATGCCTCATGGGATTTTGTTACGTCCGAAGTTCCGAATGAGTTTCAGAGAACGTTTCGGTTTAATGTGTTTCAGAGAAGGACGGCGTCGCGGTCATCAAGGACAAGACGTTCCCTATCCAGGAAGACGGTGGCTTGCCTGGCTTCTTCAAAGAGAATGTCTGAAAGATCAAATGTACCTCGCTCTTCTGCACGATGCTTAGACACGTTTGGACTTTGGAGCACACAACTGCGGCGATCTGAAACGTGTTATATGAGAACATACTCATTCCCTTCTCACGATCTGAAACATGTTCACTGAAGTTTGGAGTACACTTTTATGTCCTCTTTTGCAGATCTCCTGAATGATTAACCTAGCAAATCTCATGGAGTACACTTTTATGCTTACTTGAAACATGTTCACTGAAACATGTTCGcgcggaggttgaagatgactgtAGGGGAGACTTCGCGATGGGCATCTGGTTGGGAGTTGGGGCGCTTATGGACCAACGTTATTAATGGGAcgctaactttgagcttaagTCAACGTTAATCACGATGGTTCAAGCTAGTCCGTTTTGTGGTAAAGCCCACGAGGATACAGATGCTCACCTCCAACACTTTTTTGAGATTTGTAGCACATTCACCACTAAGAGAGTGACCCAAGAGGCTATACGTCTTCGTCTTTTCTCCTTCTCTTTAttaggaaaggctaagcaatggttttaTTCTAACCGTAACGCTGTAGATACATGGGACAAGTGTTCCAACGCTTTCCTAGTCAAGTTCTTCCCTATAGGGAAAGACTAATGCTCTTCGCAATAAGatctctagttttcaacaactagcaGAAGAGTCGATTCCTGAGACTTGCGAACGAATGCAAGAGTATGTCTctgcatgcccacaccatggcatggaagactgACTTTTGATCCAGAACTTCTACCATGTGTTAGTTTTgttagataggagccatttagatgctgctgctggtggagcATTCTTTTCGCTAAGTGTTGCAGATGCTAAGACACAGATCGAGAAGATAGGGTTTCCAATCAAGGATggagtgtggtagaaccgcctaatctaatgcttcccaggagtactcgtctttctttagacactaagtacccaagggagAATACTAAATTACTCGATTTCGTCggacacaccctaggggagaactatgaaaatccatatttttacatcaggatcacaaatgagagaataaagcttatattattcttaaccatttcttacgtCACTTtcaatacaacatcagagtataatatttattattataacagcggaatgtaatcatattatcagagttataaataatttaattgaacagcggaatataaacacgTGAACTAGAGTTACAGCGAAATTAAacatctattcatggcatgatgaatcaTTGATAGGTAAACTATGACAACCGATTATAAAATTtttatttagaaaaaaatatttggtgagagttataaatgaaAACCTATGATCGTggcataaaggaaatcctctctgagcctaccaggaggaatccacacacaagagtcaactctagcatccacctgtcacctgcaatagggggaaataaaacccagagtactcaattgtactcagcaagacttacccgataagaggaaagaaaagactcaaaggatatgcaaggctatttgacttgtgggtttattgcatttgcaggagcattactataagtgtgtccttatattcgatttttcttagcagtgcattagttcattaactaacccttctatgtaagcatctgtgctactttcaagcaggtggtaagcaatcatattttctttttccattccatcttttatctcccagttcttactacggtgctaggccttcgacaagccgtaccagatttcccgacgattcgcgaatcaatgcccccagttgGGTATCCCGGAAAAACACACGCCCCAGTTTGTACCCAAggacacaagcaggaccaacccatcaccctcctgtcctgggtgtctaggtccctgtccaaactgagactccaagcccccgcccctaagtcccggactcagtgcggtatAAGGACCTCCTAGCCCAAAAACCACCAaaacagtcggtccgaaaagagccagatccacgataacagagcaacaagtcttccaaacgcccatacccaagtatgtgctcgggataataagtctgtgacttgcctagagtcttacgcaacggccgatccttaaccgacacaaatagagaaagcagtgtaaccaagctatgccctgcgtccgcggcgacacaacctcttacacccaccaatacccaaaccatatccctgtccggtcaccatttttcctttccaccatttatattttccaagtgataataatacagtaatatatttcataTATCTCATGAGTGGCAACCATCACTCGACATCTAccgaagtcctatagcatagcaatctacacgatcctgtcatactagtaagactcataggatatatatatgcaagtggattttattcaactcctgaaaacttaatgcataaatataatttaaagtgtagaaaagtagaggttatgcaccggggcttgcctgtgtaagatatatattaaaaagttagtatctgcatcttcagatcatccaccatcatctgaatagaaaacccattgcatcatctcctagagagaataccattacaccaccttcggattcccaatcatccttcaattgattcgttgatccatcatcgtacctatatgatatgcaatgcgatgcaatgccaagacataattaatcgactgcaaccaTGACTCggaaaatacgatttacgccactCAAGTTAacaagctagttctaacgacgatcaTACTTAGACTACATATTCATGTTGTCGAaaaagacgttatttcccaaatAGTATttcagttatacaaacccaagtggtttctttatttcattctatcgatttaatcattattcgaaatagggcatcattatctatctaacaaactaattattttggagctacaacaattacaatgagtacctaatattgctaggaacctactatagaaatttcagatccaacactattaccaatttaccataataattcctacaagtttacattttcataatattaagcattctaaATCAATCAGAGCAACCCTAGAAACATCTTAAAACTAGgtgaacaaattatactaacaagtagatcatgattttaggagactaacaaaattggtttgacatttttatgattttctacactttattttcaatttttgaaaGACACTGAATTAACAAAACCAAAACAATGCAACAAGACTAGGCCCGGGTGGCCAAGCTCGGCCCGCAAGCgcgtggtggcccagcagccagaACGGTCGGTCCACGCGGACTGCGACTACGCGCGCAGTGGCTGGCCCTAGCGAGACACGACAACCTAGGCGCGCAGGCAGCGGCGCGAACGGGCCAGCGCGCTGGCGCGAGCGGCCCATCAAGCCGGCCCACTCGGCCAGGGCAAGACGGCAGCGAAACTTTTGCGATGAGCCCCCTGGGTTTTCTCAAAACTAATCCGTAGGACATAAGCACTATTTACTTGAGTTACGTATTTCACAATAAGAACcctgtataaaacttcttcttgGATTCTCACCCATTTCTTCATCCTCCAAAGCAGAGCAAGCACCGTCCGGCAACGGAAACGCGCGCATCTAGGTGGCTACAGGGCACGGCGGCCGGCGAGACAAGCTCCGACATCGGGTGGGCATGGCGTGCTTGCGCGCGTAGCGACACGGTGGAAGCAAACGACGGTAGGGACGTTGCGAGGCGTGGCACGATGACCTCAGCGTGCAATGACGCTGGCCGAGCGGCTCCAGGCGATGTGGGCACAAGGCACGACGTGGTGGCGTGTGGCCACAATGGGCCAGGGCGGGCACggatgtaacacccctagtgttacggactcgtttagcaccgcgatttaggcctaagtcaaaTTTTTGAAATGAGTTTCTCAGAATTTTTGATTTAAATATACTTGATGAGATAAGTGAATTCGGTGAcctagttttgtggactcgaatcaacacCAAGTTAAATTAtttagtgcgtagaaatatttaggaatgtccgatAACGG includes:
- the LOC136456489 gene encoding subtilisin-like serine-protease S isoform X1, which gives rise to MKLALTAVLPLLLLIFFSPAAMSSSALAPSGPDGHGPGVYIVFVSRADYVDSVDYDLRLLASVVGSTAEAKAALLYHYSSIGFAARLAPEHAHQLSKKDGVAVIKDKTFPIQEDGGLPGFFKENV
- the LOC136456489 gene encoding subtilisin-like serine-protease S isoform X2, which gives rise to MKLALTAVLPLLLLIFFSPAAMSSSALAPSGPDGHGPGVYIVFVSRADYVDSVDYDLRLLASVVGSTAEAKAALLYHYSSIGFAARLAPEHAHQLSNLLND